The Roseococcus microcysteis genome contains a region encoding:
- a CDS encoding DUF2190 family protein has protein sequence MRNCIRPDARSVPMVVPYAGGVLSGQGMLVGAFFGVAAADAAQNATVECETRGEFELTKDPTQAMAAGTRVFWDNTNRRLTTTATGNFQVGVVTVAALAADATVRVMLARVPASGA, from the coding sequence ATGCGCAACTGCATCCGTCCCGACGCCCGCTCCGTCCCCATGGTCGTGCCCTATGCCGGCGGCGTCCTCTCCGGCCAGGGCATGCTGGTCGGCGCCTTCTTCGGCGTGGCCGCGGCCGACGCCGCGCAGAACGCCACCGTCGAGTGCGAGACCCGCGGCGAGTTCGAGCTCACCAAGGATCCGACCCAGGCCATGGCCGCCGGGACGCGCGTCTTCTGGGACAATACCAACCGTCGCCTGACCACCACCGCGACGGGCAACTTCCAGGTCGGCGTCGTCACCGTCGCCGCCCTCGCTGCCGACGCCACGGTCCGCGTCATGCTGGCCCGCGTGCCGGCCTCGGGGGCGTGA
- a CDS encoding prohead protease/major capsid protein fusion protein — translation MTETTEPGGGDPAPDDPAMPIVAQRALAAPATVDRAARTVEVVWSTGARARNFVPALGLITEELEMSPNAVRMEALRSGQAPVLNTHRRGDARDVLGRVTAARLERGRGYATLQFSTAADVEPVWQRIADGTLRAVSVGYRVHRYEPRPDAATGETVHRAVDWEPFEISVVPVPVDRDAAVRAQGEQGLPAPAIEPALPDEEPIMPETTPETPAAPPAAPPSAAPSTPPQENPVTTTPSAPPPEPTRAAHAPAAPPIDLDAIRAEAERAVAERIASYEPVLAAARGLLPADTIDALRQAAMRDRASPEVLRARLWEAFTQAQTARPTLPARPESGPGHDDPAQLLDAMAEALAARSMPGYQPPSTGPGAGRHAEFMGWRPSDMLRELLARRGDRNPPRNPTLLAERAFHTSSDFPALLSAAANKMLLAAYAPAQPTYRQIFLRRDFRDFKPHRHLRIGDFPTLLPLLENGEIQVGTMSEGQEIVVLQTFARRIRVTRPMLVNDDLGAFTDFAAAIGRRVAEFENATAYQLLNSGNGDGPTLTSGNATVFGTGAGRANKAGAGSALDLPNLAVGRAAIMRQKTLDGLPISIGSTMRLLVGPSQELAARQLTISVAANQIGNANVFAGFVQPLVEPLIGANRWYLFSDPLSAPVYVYGYLNGAEGPQVTTGPVQGADGIEVSVIFDFGVGAIDWRGAWFNPGT, via the coding sequence ATGACTGAGACGACCGAACCGGGCGGGGGCGACCCCGCGCCGGATGACCCTGCCATGCCGATCGTGGCGCAGCGCGCGCTGGCGGCCCCGGCCACCGTCGATCGTGCTGCGCGCACCGTCGAGGTGGTGTGGTCGACCGGCGCCCGCGCCCGCAACTTCGTCCCCGCCCTCGGCCTGATCACCGAGGAGTTGGAGATGTCGCCGAACGCGGTGCGCATGGAGGCGCTCCGCTCGGGCCAGGCCCCGGTGCTGAACACCCACCGGCGCGGCGACGCCCGCGACGTGCTCGGGCGCGTCACCGCTGCCCGCCTCGAGCGCGGCCGCGGCTACGCCACGCTGCAGTTCAGCACCGCCGCCGACGTGGAGCCGGTCTGGCAGCGCATCGCCGACGGCACGTTGCGCGCGGTGAGCGTCGGCTACCGCGTTCACCGCTACGAGCCGCGGCCCGACGCCGCGACCGGCGAGACCGTCCACCGCGCGGTGGATTGGGAGCCCTTCGAGATCTCCGTCGTGCCGGTCCCGGTGGATCGGGATGCGGCGGTCCGCGCGCAGGGGGAGCAGGGCCTCCCCGCGCCGGCGATCGAACCCGCCCTGCCTGACGAGGAACCCATCATGCCCGAGACGACGCCGGAGACCCCGGCTGCCCCGCCCGCGGCGCCGCCCTCCGCCGCGCCGTCCACGCCGCCCCAGGAGAATCCCGTGACCACTACGCCGAGCGCCCCGCCGCCCGAGCCCACCCGCGCCGCGCACGCGCCGGCCGCCCCGCCGATCGACCTCGACGCGATCCGCGCCGAGGCCGAGCGCGCCGTCGCCGAACGCATCGCCAGCTACGAGCCGGTGCTCGCCGCGGCGCGCGGCCTGCTCCCCGCCGACACCATCGACGCGCTGCGCCAGGCCGCGATGCGCGATCGCGCCAGCCCCGAGGTGCTGCGCGCCCGGCTGTGGGAGGCCTTCACCCAGGCGCAGACGGCCCGCCCCACGCTCCCGGCCCGCCCGGAGAGCGGCCCCGGCCACGATGACCCGGCGCAGCTGCTCGACGCCATGGCCGAGGCGCTCGCCGCCCGCTCCATGCCGGGCTACCAGCCGCCCAGCACCGGCCCCGGCGCTGGCCGCCACGCCGAGTTCATGGGCTGGCGCCCCTCCGACATGCTGCGCGAGCTCCTCGCGCGCCGGGGCGATCGCAATCCGCCGCGCAACCCGACGCTCCTCGCCGAGCGCGCCTTCCACACCAGCTCCGACTTCCCGGCGCTGCTCTCGGCCGCCGCCAACAAGATGCTGCTCGCCGCCTACGCGCCGGCGCAGCCGACCTACCGGCAGATCTTCCTCCGCCGCGACTTCCGCGACTTCAAGCCGCACCGGCACCTGCGCATCGGCGACTTCCCGACCCTTCTGCCGCTGCTGGAGAACGGTGAGATCCAGGTCGGCACCATGTCCGAGGGCCAGGAGATCGTCGTCCTGCAGACCTTCGCGCGGCGCATCCGCGTGACGCGACCGATGCTGGTGAACGACGACCTCGGCGCCTTCACCGACTTCGCCGCGGCGATCGGCCGCCGCGTCGCCGAGTTCGAGAACGCGACGGCCTACCAGCTGCTGAACAGCGGCAATGGCGACGGCCCGACGCTCACCAGCGGCAACGCCACCGTGTTCGGTACGGGCGCGGGGCGCGCGAACAAGGCCGGCGCGGGCTCCGCCCTCGACCTGCCGAACCTCGCCGTCGGCCGCGCGGCGATCATGCGCCAGAAGACGCTGGACGGCCTGCCCATCTCGATCGGCAGCACCATGCGGCTGCTGGTGGGCCCGAGCCAGGAGCTCGCGGCGCGGCAGCTCACCATCAGCGTCGCCGCCAACCAGATCGGCAACGCGAACGTCTTCGCGGGCTTCGTGCAGCCGCTCGTCGAGCCGCTCATCGGGGCGAACCGCTGGTACCTCTTCTCCGACCCGCTGAGCGCGCCGGTCTACGTCTATGGCTACCTGAACGGGGCGGAGGGGCCGCAGGTCACCACCGGACCGGTCCAGGGCGCGGACGGGATCGAAGTCAGCGTGATCTTCGACTTCGGTGTCGGCGCCATCGACTGGCGCGGCGCCTGGTTCAATCCGGGCACCTGA